From a region of the Odoribacter splanchnicus DSM 20712 genome:
- a CDS encoding FecR domain-containing protein — protein sequence MHTDFSDDQIEYAGRLLNHREQLDDREVQEWLEHPENRAVLDQLARTRQELDKRDFSALKANEWKVLKNQLHLSKTRVLRLWMSVAATVVLGVGIGVWFGLQQEKNLPLAGNSLSETEILPGKRVAFLTLADGQKVELGKGNIRLDDGKVVTILNDSVDGLHYTTIETHDEPLKEEYNSLKIPVGGFYKLVLSDGTKVWLNADSELKYPVRFVGGKREVYLKGEGYFQVSKDSCRQFIVHLQNSEITVLGTAFNVSAYEDEAHVYTTLEEGRVAFYSRQNKQRILLKPGMQSDMEVATGKTVVSEVDPSLYSAWIEGRFVFQSLDLESILRQLQRWYDFEVFFQQQEVKNYRFRGVLSRDMDIRQALDIIEETTDLKFDIKGKTILVRK from the coding sequence ATGCACACAGATTTTAGTGACGACCAAATCGAATATGCCGGGCGGCTTTTGAATCATCGTGAACAGTTAGACGATCGGGAAGTTCAGGAATGGCTGGAGCATCCGGAGAACCGGGCTGTCTTGGACCAATTGGCCCGAACGAGACAAGAACTGGATAAACGGGATTTTTCTGCTTTAAAAGCGAATGAATGGAAAGTTTTGAAAAATCAGCTCCATCTCTCCAAAACACGGGTGTTGAGATTATGGATGTCTGTGGCGGCAACCGTCGTTTTGGGAGTGGGGATCGGGGTTTGGTTCGGATTGCAGCAGGAAAAAAATTTACCTTTAGCAGGAAATAGCCTGTCGGAGACGGAAATCTTACCGGGAAAGCGGGTGGCCTTCCTGACATTAGCCGATGGACAGAAAGTGGAGTTAGGAAAGGGGAATATCCGGCTCGATGATGGTAAGGTGGTAACAATTCTCAACGATTCGGTAGATGGATTACATTATACTACGATAGAAACGCATGATGAACCTTTAAAGGAGGAATACAATTCCCTGAAAATTCCGGTCGGAGGTTTTTATAAGCTGGTATTGTCGGATGGAACAAAAGTATGGTTGAACGCTGATTCGGAATTGAAATATCCGGTTCGGTTTGTCGGAGGAAAACGGGAAGTATATTTGAAAGGGGAAGGTTATTTCCAGGTAAGTAAAGATTCCTGCCGGCAATTTATCGTGCATCTGCAGAATTCCGAGATTACTGTATTGGGTACGGCTTTTAACGTCAGTGCTTATGAGGATGAAGCCCATGTGTATACCACGCTCGAAGAAGGTCGTGTAGCTTTTTACTCCCGTCAGAATAAACAACGGATCCTGTTAAAACCGGGTATGCAGAGTGATATGGAAGTGGCTACCGGAAAAACGGTTGTTTCGGAGGTCGATCCCTCTCTTTATTCGGCTTGGATCGAAGGGCGCTTTGTGTTCCAATCTTTAGACCTGGAATCTATATTACGTCAATTGCAACGCTGGTATGATTTCGAAGTGTTCTTTCAACAGCAGGAAGTGAAAAATTATCGGTTCAGAGGAGTATTGAGCCGTGACATGGATATCCGTCAGGCCTTGGATATTATCGAAGAAACGACCGATCTGAAATTCGATATCAAGGGGAAAACGATTCTGGTAAGGAAATAA
- a CDS encoding thioredoxin family protein, which translates to MLGMPERALTQEVGIEFSKGSWKKQLNQAKRQKKLIFLDCHTKWCGFCKVLAQYVFTDPEVARFYNQHFVNVEMDMEEGVGVELVKRYGIHAYPTLLFINAQGELEDYHAGYLAPKELIALGERALKPENNLAGMQKRYAAGEREPEMLREYLRILSKAYQDSLMREIISTDLGGLDDNRFYTPEVWNIIEENGQAAISLLISRVIPNRDKFYGVVEKERVDQGIDKALSAKAISFIHNAGRKSFHPEECRQLKEFFLSQKALPYAGEYLATIYAGEYLHQKEYTQVLNVLEDIVKYHYFRLDSRDEVLNFTLRYVAECEDMEIRKQGMELLDALPRTTIREKKKPMYEATRKMLAGKE; encoded by the coding sequence ATGCTCGGGATGCCCGAAAGAGCTTTGACTCAGGAGGTGGGAATCGAATTTTCGAAGGGCTCCTGGAAAAAACAATTGAATCAGGCCAAACGTCAGAAGAAGCTGATCTTTTTGGATTGTCATACCAAATGGTGTGGCTTCTGTAAGGTCTTGGCCCAATATGTATTTACGGATCCCGAAGTGGCCCGGTTCTATAATCAGCATTTTGTGAATGTAGAGATGGATATGGAAGAGGGAGTAGGAGTAGAACTGGTAAAAAGATACGGCATTCATGCTTATCCAACCTTGTTGTTTATCAATGCACAAGGCGAATTGGAAGATTATCATGCCGGTTATCTGGCACCCAAGGAACTGATCGCGTTGGGAGAACGGGCTCTGAAGCCGGAAAATAACCTGGCGGGTATGCAAAAAAGATATGCTGCCGGTGAACGGGAGCCGGAGATGTTGCGGGAGTATTTGCGGATATTATCCAAGGCTTATCAGGATAGCCTCATGAGGGAAATTATTTCGACGGATTTGGGCGGATTGGACGACAACCGGTTTTATACTCCGGAAGTTTGGAACATTATCGAGGAAAACGGTCAGGCAGCAATATCCCTGTTGATATCGAGAGTTATTCCGAACCGGGATAAGTTTTACGGCGTGGTGGAAAAAGAAAGAGTGGATCAGGGAATCGACAAAGCCTTGTCGGCAAAAGCTATAAGCTTTATTCATAATGCCGGACGGAAAAGCTTTCACCCGGAAGAGTGCCGGCAGCTGAAAGAATTTTTCCTGAGCCAGAAAGCTTTACCTTATGCCGGAGAGTATCTGGCGACGATATATGCCGGGGAATATCTTCATCAGAAGGAATATACTCAAGTGTTGAACGTGTTGGAAGATATCGTGAAATATCATTATTTCCGGCTGGATTCCCGGGATGAGGTGCTGAATTTTACTTTACGCTATGTGGCTGAGTGCGAGGATATGGAAATCAGAAAACAGGGGATGGAGCTGTTGGATGCTTTGCCCCGGACGACTATCCGGGAAAAGAAAAAGCCGATGTACGAGGCTACCCGGAAGATGTTGGCGGGGAAAGAATAA
- a CDS encoding SusC/RagA family TonB-linked outer membrane protein, translating into MMLLSLTHLSASVKSQNSVVNLTLKNVSVEQALTKVEKQLKQNFFFNRENVDLERKVDLQLSDADLDELVLQLFGRDYKYRVVDNIIVVSRKDEEQEQPQQIKVEGVVKDKRGDALPGVTVLIKGTKIGVATDLDGKYSLSVPVGAQVLVFSMVGMQDKEETVGKRTRIDVVLEEAVSELEDVVVTGYYTQAKNSFTGAARTITAEELQMGGNQNILTALQNVDPSFMKIDNNLAGSNPNVVPEFQIRGAGSISGIESEYEGNPNSPVFIVDGFEMTAEKVYDMDPYRVASITLLKDAAATAIYGSRASNGVVVITTNAPANGKMQVSYNVDASFYIADLSDYNVCNAEEKLAIEKAAGMYTATAVNSQLTLDRWYNEKLANIKRGYDTYWLDKPLDAVAVANKHTLRLDGGNDHIRYGLEVNYSNTPGVMKESGRRRLALGMELQYIYKNLTFRNTLTYSNVKATNSPYGSFSTYTQLNPYVRYKDDDGNYIYEVDRYIPVGGGGLGKTFYNPLYNTTLNTVDEEKYNDVTNNFGVDWTIIEGLRLKGSFSFTHQNTYVDNFKPARHTDFADYSDEDFDRRGAYVGSRGENFSYDASAVLTYFWQLDKHVVNANLGWNLQENVTREFTVKTEGFPNENLDYISFATQYEKDGAPSGDEYTSRLVGFLGNLNYSYDERYLLDLSFREDASSRFGADKRWAPFWSAGLGWNLHNEGFLKDVAFINRLKIRGSYGLTGSQNYNPYQAMTTYKYLTGERYHHTVGAEVMALGNEKLGWQRTLQQNYGLDIDLWDERINITGNYYIKLSKDVLTSVTLPPSLGFDSYMDNLGEVKNYGYELSLRVAILKNPAKRLFWSVNANALHNKNKLMKISNALRAYNDSQDEDSMADSKKKEPNRPKVRYIEGESMNSIWVNRSLGIDPATGNELFLAKNGDIVTEWNTDNYVIGGCTDSELEGTFGTNFQWKGFQLNMIFRYSLGGQIYNQTLVDKVQDADLRGNVDRRVFEERWQKPGDKVMFTKFGPGINANATSLTKPTSRFIEDNNYLELSTLNLSYEFGMPWMKKVGLKRLKVLFYMNDVFRASTVKQERGIDYPFARNFSVGLQARF; encoded by the coding sequence ATGATGTTGCTGAGTCTGACCCACCTTTCTGCCAGCGTAAAAAGTCAGAATAGTGTGGTCAATCTTACCTTGAAGAATGTGTCGGTGGAACAAGCTTTGACAAAGGTAGAAAAGCAGTTGAAACAGAATTTTTTCTTCAATCGCGAGAATGTGGATTTGGAACGGAAGGTCGATTTGCAGTTGTCTGATGCTGATTTGGATGAATTGGTGTTACAACTTTTCGGTCGGGATTACAAATACCGCGTAGTAGATAATATTATTGTCGTTTCGCGTAAAGACGAAGAGCAGGAACAACCTCAGCAGATTAAAGTCGAGGGGGTGGTCAAGGATAAGCGGGGAGATGCTCTGCCCGGAGTGACGGTTTTGATCAAAGGGACAAAAATCGGGGTGGCTACGGATCTGGACGGAAAATATTCCCTTTCGGTTCCGGTTGGTGCCCAGGTATTGGTATTCTCTATGGTGGGTATGCAGGATAAGGAGGAGACGGTCGGTAAACGCACCCGGATCGATGTCGTACTGGAAGAGGCGGTGAGTGAATTGGAAGATGTTGTGGTAACCGGATATTATACTCAGGCAAAAAATAGCTTTACCGGTGCTGCCAGAACCATTACGGCAGAAGAGTTACAGATGGGCGGAAATCAAAATATTCTGACGGCTTTGCAGAATGTCGATCCGTCGTTTATGAAAATAGATAACAATCTGGCGGGGAGTAATCCGAACGTGGTGCCTGAATTTCAGATCCGCGGTGCAGGGAGTATTTCCGGTATAGAGAGTGAATACGAAGGAAATCCGAACTCGCCGGTATTCATTGTCGATGGTTTCGAGATGACTGCCGAGAAGGTTTACGATATGGATCCTTACCGGGTAGCCTCCATTACTTTGCTGAAAGATGCTGCGGCAACGGCTATTTATGGTTCACGGGCTTCCAACGGCGTGGTAGTTATTACAACCAATGCTCCGGCCAATGGAAAAATGCAGGTGAGTTATAATGTGGACGCTTCATTTTATATTGCGGATCTGAGTGATTATAATGTGTGTAATGCTGAAGAAAAGTTGGCGATTGAAAAGGCTGCTGGTATGTACACCGCCACTGCAGTGAATTCGCAGTTGACACTCGACAGGTGGTATAATGAGAAGCTGGCCAATATCAAACGGGGATACGATACATATTGGCTTGACAAGCCGCTGGATGCGGTAGCTGTGGCAAATAAACATACCCTGCGTCTGGATGGTGGTAATGATCATATCCGTTATGGCCTGGAGGTGAATTACAGTAATACGCCGGGAGTAATGAAAGAGTCGGGGCGGCGGCGTTTGGCCTTGGGGATGGAGTTACAGTATATCTATAAGAATTTGACATTCCGTAATACCCTGACCTATTCTAACGTGAAGGCGACCAATTCTCCTTACGGTTCATTCAGTACTTATACTCAGTTGAATCCATATGTGCGGTATAAAGATGATGATGGGAATTATATTTACGAGGTGGACCGGTATATTCCTGTCGGCGGTGGCGGATTAGGAAAGACGTTTTATAATCCGTTGTATAATACCACGCTGAATACGGTAGATGAGGAAAAATACAATGATGTGACTAATAATTTCGGAGTGGATTGGACTATTATAGAGGGCTTGCGGTTGAAAGGCAGTTTTTCTTTCACCCATCAGAATACCTATGTAGACAATTTCAAACCTGCCCGACATACGGATTTCGCAGATTATAGCGATGAGGATTTTGACCGGAGAGGAGCTTACGTCGGATCGCGCGGAGAGAATTTCAGCTATGATGCCAGTGCAGTACTGACCTATTTCTGGCAGCTTGATAAACATGTGGTTAATGCTAATCTCGGATGGAACTTACAAGAAAACGTAACCCGGGAGTTTACGGTAAAAACCGAAGGTTTCCCCAATGAGAACCTGGATTATATCAGTTTTGCAACCCAGTATGAAAAAGACGGTGCGCCTTCGGGGGATGAGTATACATCCCGTCTGGTGGGTTTTTTAGGAAATTTGAATTACAGCTATGACGAACGGTATTTGTTGGATCTTTCTTTCCGTGAGGATGCTTCTTCGCGTTTCGGTGCCGATAAACGGTGGGCGCCCTTCTGGTCGGCAGGTTTGGGTTGGAATCTGCACAATGAGGGTTTTCTGAAAGATGTAGCTTTTATCAATCGTTTAAAAATACGTGGTTCGTACGGATTGACAGGTAGTCAGAATTATAATCCCTATCAGGCGATGACGACTTATAAATATCTCACCGGAGAACGTTATCATCATACGGTGGGGGCTGAAGTAATGGCATTGGGGAACGAAAAGCTGGGATGGCAGCGTACGTTGCAGCAGAACTACGGCTTGGATATCGATCTTTGGGATGAACGCATTAATATCACCGGAAACTATTATATAAAACTGTCAAAAGATGTATTGACCTCTGTAACCTTGCCCCCTTCTTTGGGTTTTGATTCTTATATGGACAATTTAGGAGAGGTAAAGAACTATGGGTATGAATTAAGCCTGCGCGTGGCGATTTTGAAGAATCCGGCCAAGCGGCTCTTTTGGAGCGTAAATGCCAATGCTTTACACAACAAAAATAAGTTGATGAAGATATCGAATGCCCTGAGGGCTTATAATGATTCGCAGGATGAGGATTCTATGGCGGATTCCAAAAAGAAAGAACCCAACCGTCCGAAAGTACGCTATATTGAAGGGGAGTCCATGAATTCCATTTGGGTGAACCGGTCTCTGGGGATCGATCCGGCTACCGGTAATGAACTGTTTTTGGCCAAGAACGGGGATATCGTCACGGAATGGAATACAGACAACTATGTGATCGGCGGCTGTACAGATTCGGAATTGGAAGGGACTTTCGGAACAAACTTTCAGTGGAAAGGATTTCAGTTGAATATGATATTCCGTTACAGCCTGGGGGGACAAATCTATAACCAGACGCTGGTAGATAAGGTGCAGGATGCCGATTTGCGTGGTAATGTGGACCGGCGTGTATTCGAGGAACGTTGGCAGAAACCCGGAGACAAAGTGATGTTCACTAAATTCGGACCTGGGATAAATGCCAATGCGACTAGTCTGACCAAACCGACTTCCCGCTTTATCGAGGATAACAATTATCTGGAATTGTCCACATTGAATCTGTCGTACGAATTCGGTATGCCCTGGATGAAGAAGGTGGGGTTAAAACGGCTGAAAGTCCTCTTTTATATGAACGACGTGTTCCGTGCTTCCACTGTGAAGCAGGAGAGGGGAATCGATTATCCGTTTGCCCGCAATTTTAGTGTAGGATTGCAGGCACGTTTCTAA
- a CDS encoding RNA polymerase sigma-70 factor, producing the protein MKKEIFGYKSFEDLFNQYFEDLMRFVYGYVGNEEVARDIVHDVFLTFWNHREHLDFSWSLKSYLFTLSRNYALNYLRHQKVVAQNEEALMREMESIQDEWEDYDQKIERLQAGLAALPDKQREVLIKCFVEGKKYREIADEMDISLNTVKTHLKRAVHFLREELPDGLTLLFMLKYN; encoded by the coding sequence ATGAAAAAAGAAATCTTTGGTTATAAGAGTTTTGAGGATCTTTTTAATCAGTATTTCGAGGATTTGATGAGGTTCGTATACGGTTATGTCGGCAATGAGGAAGTTGCCCGCGATATTGTACACGATGTGTTTCTTACGTTTTGGAATCATCGGGAACATTTGGATTTCTCCTGGTCATTAAAATCTTATCTGTTTACTTTGTCACGTAATTATGCATTGAATTATCTCCGCCATCAGAAAGTGGTGGCTCAGAACGAGGAGGCTTTGATGCGTGAGATGGAAAGTATTCAGGACGAATGGGAGGATTACGATCAGAAAATAGAACGTCTGCAAGCCGGACTGGCGGCTTTGCCGGATAAGCAAAGAGAGGTATTGATAAAATGTTTCGTAGAAGGAAAAAAGTACCGGGAGATTGCCGACGAGATGGATATATCCTTGAATACGGTGAAAACTCATCTGAAACGTGCTGTCCATTTTTTGCGGGAAGAATTACCCGACGGGCTGACCTTGCTTTTTATGCTGAAATATAATTAG